The genomic interval CCGGCCGACCCCGAAGGTTTTGATTTCGGCGTGGTGGTCCTCACCGGGGAGGGGGACGAACAGACCGCGGTGGAGGTGATCAAGGCCGGTGCCCTCGACTACGTGGTCAAGAGCGCGGGCGCCATCGGCGACCTGCCCCATACCGTGGAGCGGGCCCTGCGCGAGTGGCGGAGCCTGCAGAAAGGCCGGGAGGCGGAGGAGAGGCTGCGCCGGGCCAACGAGTTTTCCAGGACCGTTCTGGACAGCATGAGCGACGCCCTGTCGATCATCGACGTGGAGACCTTCCGCATCCTCGGGGTCAACCGGGTCTTTCTCGAGGAGTACGGACTCAGCGAAGGGGAGGTGCTGGGCAAAACCTGCTACGCCGTCACCCACGCCCTGAATGAGCCTTGCGCGGCCCCGGACCACCACTGCCCTTTGAGAGAGACCGTGGCAGAGGGGGACTATGCCCGGGCCGAGCACGTCCACCTCGACAAGGAGGGCCGCCGGAGGCACGTGGAGGTCTCAACCGCTCCCATCCGGGGCCCCTCGGGCAAGGTGAAGCAGGTGCTGCACATCTCCAAGGACATCACCCCCCAGAAACTGGCCGAGGAGAAACTGCGTGCCGCCAACCGGGAACTGGAGGCCTTCGTCTACACCGTCTCCCACGACCTGCGCAGCCCCCTGACCCCCATCATCGGCTATGCCGAGTACCTCGAGGGGGATCGGGGGGAGAGCCTGGACGAGGAGGCCCGCGAGCTGCTGAGGGAGATCCAGAACCAGGGGCACCGGATGCTGACCCTCATCGAAGACCTCCTGAACCTGGCGCGGATCGGCCACATGGAAATCCCCCCAGAGCCCGTCTCCCCGGAAGCGGTGCTGGAGGAGGTCCTCCGGGAGTTCGGTGCCAAGGGGGAAGAGACGGGCGTTGTCGTCAGCCTCGCCCAGTTGCCGCTCCTGCACGTGCCCCGCAGCCTCCTGGCCCAGGTGTTCCGCAACCTGGTCGGCAACGCCCTGCGCTACGCGGGAACCGGGGGGGGGGGCATCGAGGTCGGCGGAGAGGACCGGGGCGACACGGTCCTGATCCACGTCCGCGACCACGGCCCGGGCCTTCCCCCTTCGGAGCGGGAAAAGGTCTTCGAGGTTTTCCGGCGTGGGGCGGGCCAGGAGCGTGTCCCGGGCACCGGGGTCGGCCTCGCCACAGTGCGCAAGATCGCTCAGTCCTACGGCGGCTCCGCCTGGGTGGAGGAGACCCCCGGAGGCGGCTGCACATTCCTGGTGGAACTGAACGCGGGCCCCGACCCATCGGGCCCGGTGGAGGGCTGAGGGGCCGGGCAAGCTCTCAGCCGGAAGCCCCTGTGAACGGTTTCTTCACTGAATCCACACCTTGCAATTGAAAACGACTTTCATTTTTTCCTTGACCCGGCCTTCCGGCTTCGACTATTCTGACATTGGATTTCAAAATCAACCCTAGGAGGACCCCATGTGTCTGAGTGATCTTCGCCGCGGCCAGGCCGCTACCGTCGCCGATATTTCCGATGAAACCCTGCGCGTCCAGCTGCTGCGCTTCGGCATTACCGCCGGATGCCGGGTGCACTGTCACACAAAACTTCCCCTCGGCCCCGTCGTGCTGCGCTACGGCGGTCAGGAGATCGCCCTTGGCCGCGAGATCGCCCGCCAGGTTCAGGTCAGTTGAAAGGCAGCTTTAAGCTTTAAGCTATAAGCTGTCAGCTTTCAGTAAAACCAAAATACACAACCGACTGTCCTTAAGCTTGACGCTTACAGCTGGTTTTATTCAGGAGTTAAGCCATGAGCCACAGCAGCAGCGCACCGGTCATTCAGGAAGTGGAAGACAAGAAGAAAATCGTGCTGGTCGGCAACCCCAACGTGGGAAAGTCGATCTTTTTCGGCACCTGGAGCGGGGTGTATGTCGACGTCTCCAACTTTCCCGGAACCACCGTGGAGATCACCCGCGGCCGGGTGGGGGAGGACGCCCTTTTCGACACCCCGGGGGTCTACGGAGTTTCCTCTTTCAACGACGAGGAGCGGGTGGCGCGGGACGTCATCCTCTCGGCCGATACCGTGGTCAACGTGGTCGACGCCACCCACCTGGAGCGGGACCTCTTTCTGACCCTGCAGGTCATCGACATGGGGCTGCCGACGGTGGTGGCCCTCAACTTCTGCGACGAGGCCGAGGCCCTCGGTGTCAAGATCGACGCGGGGGCGCTGCAGGAGGCGCTGGGGGTCCCGGTTATCCCGACGACGGCGGTGGACGGCAAGGGGGTGGCCGAGGTCTACTCCGCCATCTCTCTGGCGCGGCCGGGCAAGGCCCATCCCGAGATCGAGGCCGAGGTGCACAAACTGCTCGACCGCATCGACTCCCGACCCGAGGCCCTGATGGTGCTGGAGGGGGACTGGACGGTGGCAAAGCGCCACGGCGTCGAGCCCCTGGCCGAGCGGGAGCGGGTCTACCTGCTGCGCCGCCACCGGGCCAACGAGATCGTCGCCCAGGCGGTGACGCGTCCCGAGAGAACGAGCCGCCTGCGCGATCTGATCGGCCGTCTCTGCCTCGATCCCCTCACGGGGATTCCCGTCCTGCTGGCGGTCCTGTGGGGCTGCTATCAGTTGATCGGAGTCTGGGTGGCCGGCGACGTCGTCGGCCTGACCGAAGAGACCCTCATGCAGGGCTACTGGGAGCCCTGGATCCGCGGCCTGGCCGGGGGCTGGGTGGCGGAGGGCTCGGCCCTCGGGCAGATCCTGATCGGCGAGTTCGGGGTGCTGACCATGACCGTGACCTACCTTCTCGGCCTGCTGCTGCCCCTGGTGCTCGGCTTCTATGTGGCCCTCTCGGTCCTCGAGGACTCGGGCTACCTCCCGCGC from Desulfuromonas sp. carries:
- a CDS encoding ATP-binding protein; amino-acid sequence: MDEGQSIHLLVVEDSPTHLALIREALESRGGDWRMSVAGTLAEARALLSRDKPDLALIDMNLPDGLGTELLPADPEGFDFGVVVLTGEGDEQTAVEVIKAGALDYVVKSAGAIGDLPHTVERALREWRSLQKGREAEERLRRANEFSRTVLDSMSDALSIIDVETFRILGVNRVFLEEYGLSEGEVLGKTCYAVTHALNEPCAAPDHHCPLRETVAEGDYARAEHVHLDKEGRRRHVEVSTAPIRGPSGKVKQVLHISKDITPQKLAEEKLRAANRELEAFVYTVSHDLRSPLTPIIGYAEYLEGDRGESLDEEARELLREIQNQGHRMLTLIEDLLNLARIGHMEIPPEPVSPEAVLEEVLREFGAKGEETGVVVSLAQLPLLHVPRSLLAQVFRNLVGNALRYAGTGGGGIEVGGEDRGDTVLIHVRDHGPGLPPSEREKVFEVFRRGAGQERVPGTGVGLATVRKIAQSYGGSAWVEETPGGGCTFLVELNAGPDPSGPVEG
- a CDS encoding ferrous iron transport protein A codes for the protein MCLSDLRRGQAATVADISDETLRVQLLRFGITAGCRVHCHTKLPLGPVVLRYGGQEIALGREIARQVQVS
- the feoB gene encoding ferrous iron transport protein B, with amino-acid sequence MSHSSSAPVIQEVEDKKKIVLVGNPNVGKSIFFGTWSGVYVDVSNFPGTTVEITRGRVGEDALFDTPGVYGVSSFNDEERVARDVILSADTVVNVVDATHLERDLFLTLQVIDMGLPTVVALNFCDEAEALGVKIDAGALQEALGVPVIPTTAVDGKGVAEVYSAISLARPGKAHPEIEAEVHKLLDRIDSRPEALMVLEGDWTVAKRHGVEPLAERERVYLLRRHRANEIVAQAVTRPERTSRLRDLIGRLCLDPLTGIPVLLAVLWGCYQLIGVWVAGDVVGLTEETLMQGYWEPWIRGLAGGWVAEGSALGQILIGEFGVLTMTVTYLLGLLLPLVLGFYVALSVLEDSGYLPRLATLVDRMMTSIGLNGRAVIPVILGFGCVQLGTITTRILGSKRERTIATSILNFVVHCSAQIGVIAGMLAVVGMKLTLAYVATIFACLAILGTVLNKMIPGKSSALLIDLPPMRLPRIGNVLRKTGVRTFFFMKEAYVWFIAGSLGVSLLHISGGLKAWQNLVAPLTEGWLSLPKEAATAFVMGMVRRDFGAAGLTELSLAPWQVVVSLVVITLFVPCIASLMILFKERGVKEAMAIWAGAWVLAFTVGGVLAQIVL